A region of Halopiger xanaduensis SH-6 DNA encodes the following proteins:
- a CDS encoding response regulator → MISNQPRPHPLLIDSNPDDAQLFLEALEDQTIANDITTVSSGGEAINLLRQCGEDPDCVRPNLVVFDIDLPEMDWRTFLARFDTETACTGIPVLVFTQRTDDDVIEQAYSYNANAFVGKPTDRDAFVTIVRAIEAFWFDTLWLPPRTEVNEESR, encoded by the coding sequence ATGATATCGAACCAACCACGTCCGCACCCGCTGCTTATCGATTCGAATCCTGATGACGCGCAGCTTTTTCTCGAGGCGCTCGAGGATCAGACGATCGCGAACGACATCACGACAGTGTCTAGCGGAGGCGAAGCGATCAATTTGCTGCGACAATGCGGAGAAGATCCTGACTGCGTTCGACCGAATCTCGTCGTCTTCGACATCGACCTCCCGGAGATGGATTGGCGAACGTTCCTCGCTCGATTCGATACTGAGACTGCGTGTACCGGAATCCCCGTACTCGTCTTTACTCAGCGAACCGACGACGACGTAATCGAACAAGCGTACTCGTACAACGCGAACGCGTTCGTTGGAAAGCCGACCGATCGAGATGCGTTCGTGACCATCGTTCGAGCGATCGAGGCGTTCTGGTTCGACACCCTATGGTTGCCGCCGAGAACCGAAGTGAACGAAGAGTCGCGGTAG
- a CDS encoding ArsR/SmtB family transcription factor has protein sequence MQHGGASDSAEIFQILADEYARKILLAADNGPKTAKTLSEECDASLTTIYRRVSRLQDCGLVEEHHTVDADGSHRSKFETSLEELHVEISDGQLSLTLETRDELADNFTSLWSDLRGED, from the coding sequence GTGCAACACGGAGGCGCTTCGGATTCGGCGGAAATCTTCCAGATCCTCGCGGACGAGTACGCCAGAAAGATACTTCTTGCCGCAGATAACGGGCCCAAGACCGCGAAAACGCTCAGCGAGGAGTGCGACGCGTCACTCACGACGATCTATCGTCGGGTATCGAGGCTGCAAGACTGCGGACTCGTTGAGGAGCACCACACTGTCGACGCTGACGGCTCCCACCGAAGCAAGTTCGAAACGTCGCTCGAGGAACTTCACGTCGAGATTTCCGACGGGCAGCTCTCGCTGACGCTGGAGACGCGCGACGAACTTGCGGATAACTTTACGTCTCTCTGGAGCGATCTCCGAGGTGAGGACTGA
- a CDS encoding DUF7521 family protein, whose translation METSFLLAKLITLVLSLVVAYLAYHGYRRSGQTPMLYVSGGFVFIGAGAICEGLIYHVFGTTIASAALVQAVIVSSGMLLVLLSLTK comes from the coding sequence ATGGAGACATCGTTCCTGCTCGCCAAGCTGATCACACTCGTCCTCAGCCTCGTGGTCGCGTACCTGGCGTACCACGGCTACCGTCGGAGCGGGCAGACGCCGATGCTGTACGTCTCTGGCGGGTTCGTCTTCATCGGCGCAGGGGCGATCTGCGAGGGACTCATCTACCACGTGTTCGGGACAACGATCGCGTCCGCCGCCCTCGTGCAGGCGGTCATCGTCTCGAGCGGGATGCTGCTC